A single genomic interval of Candidatus Binataceae bacterium harbors:
- the cmk gene encoding (d)CMP kinase, whose amino-acid sequence MTRARPVIAIDGPVSAGKSTVARRLAEVLGFEYVNTGAMYRAVAVAARAAGIGDDDPDAEKKLDALLGKARIEFSGGRIMLDGRDISAEVGAPEIGESASRLSTLGAVRARMRELQRAAGARGGVVMEGRDIGTAIFPDAEFKFFLDASAEVRAERRYQELAARGAAITREEVLAQLRERDRRDRGRELAPLKAAPDAIAVDASRMSVEEIVALMVRRVSARVGAA is encoded by the coding sequence GTGACGCGCGCGCGTCCGGTAATTGCGATCGACGGGCCGGTCAGCGCGGGCAAATCGACCGTCGCGCGGCGCCTTGCCGAGGTGCTGGGCTTCGAATACGTAAACACGGGCGCGATGTACCGGGCGGTTGCGGTCGCGGCGCGCGCCGCCGGAATCGGCGACGACGATCCCGACGCCGAAAAGAAGCTCGACGCGCTGCTCGGCAAGGCGCGGATCGAGTTTTCCGGCGGACGCATCATGCTCGACGGCCGCGATATCAGCGCCGAAGTCGGGGCGCCCGAAATCGGCGAAAGCGCCTCGCGCCTTTCAACGCTCGGCGCGGTGCGCGCGCGGATGCGCGAGTTGCAACGCGCGGCCGGCGCGCGCGGCGGCGTCGTGATGGAAGGGCGCGATATCGGCACCGCGATCTTTCCGGACGCCGAATTCAAATTTTTTCTCGACGCGAGCGCCGAGGTCCGCGCCGAGCGGCGCTACCAGGAGCTTGCCGCGCGCGGAGCCGCGATCACCCGCGAGGAGGTGCTCGCGCAACTGCGCGAGCGCGACCGGCGCGACCGCGGGCGCGAACTGGCGCCGCTTAAGGCCGCGCCCGACGCGATCGCGGTCGACGCGAGCCGGATGAGCGTCGAAGAAATTGTGGCGCTGATGGTTCGGCGCGTCAGCGCGCGCGTCGGCGCGGCTTAG